Within Aliivibrio fischeri, the genomic segment GCTCTGTTTTATCCTATAGTTACAAGGTTAGAATTAACATAGGTTTAAAAGAATGAAGAGATTATTGGTATTGGCTATTTTTGGCATTCTTGGCGGTTGTTCTTCAACAGCGACACCTGATATGGGCTCGGCGAAACCAGTTCATTATGAATGTGAAGCGGGAAGAAATTTTGATATTACGTTCAATAATGATGACGCGTTGTTAACACTTCCAAAAGAGGAATACGTATTAAAGCGTGCCGTATCTGCATCAGGAATGAAGTATGTATTAAATGATGGTATGCCCGATGTTAGCTCTGCAATTGTATTTCATGGAAAAGGTGATGAAGCGATGTTAGAGCTTGGTCGAGTCGTTTTGAAAAACTGTGCTGTTTCAGAGTAATACTAATTTAAGTAAATAATCAGATATTTTGTTGAAAATAGATTAGATAAAAATGCCCATACATTCATTTGCATGGGCATTATTGTATTTAGCTTAAGAGCCGTAGGTAACAATATAACGAGTTGGTTTGTGGTTCATTGCCAATACAATATTGAGAACAACGGCACCTAATACTGAAACGAGGAGTAACCATGGAGTGATAAAGAAAAATGAAGCCGTTAAAATACAGCAATCAATGGCCATTTGAACTTTACCTACAGAGATCCCGAATTTCTCTTGAATAAACAGACATAGCACATTGAAGCCACCTAGACTTGAGCGGTGTCTAAATAGAATCAACATACCTAACCCATCAATAGCCCACCAGCAACGGCACAGTAAATATCATTGATATGATCCACTGAAATCATCATATTTAAATGATCAGTCATGATAGAAACAAGCGCCCCAGAAATTAAACTGGTTAATGCGAAACGTTTCCCAAAGCGTTGCCAAGCCAGTGCATAAAAAGGCAAGTTACATAGAAAATAAAGAATACCAAAGCTGATGCCACTCATTTGGCTAATTAATAAGGCTAGTCCTGTTGTTCCGCCAGTCAGTAAGTGTGCGGCTTGTAAAAAGAAAATCCCTTGTGATACTAAAAAAGTGCCTGTCAAAATAGCGATCACATCTTCTTTATGTGAATGTTTTATTTTTTCCACAGTGTGCAATACCTTGCGACGAACATAATAATGGTCGCTAGGATAGAGTGAATCGGAATTTATGCAATTAGCTAGACGTAAATAAATAGAGGGTTTGTAGTAAAGCCTTTACAGAGTGTAAAGCAAAAAAATTGACATATATAACAATATTAAAATGTCATACCTCTGTTTTCGTTCATGCAATTATTTGAATAACTAGTTATTTATATTGATGATTATGAATATATTTCATGTTGATAATAAGTAATCCGCAACAAAAATAACAAATTAATATGCAATTTAGGGTATCTGATCCAGATCAAATTATGTAGAATACATTGCAGTTAAGACTGGTGACGTAAACGTTTGCGTCATTGGGCTATTTTTGGGTTTTATATTTATCTGAGTCAGGAGATACAGATGCTTAAGCGTGATATGAATATTGCCGATTACGATGCAGACTTATTTGCAGCAATCCAGGAAGAAACAGTACGTCAAGAAGAGCATATCGAGCTGATTGCTTCTGAAAACTACACTAGCCCACGAGTAATGGAAGCTCAAGGTTCACAATTAACGAACAAATATGCTGAAGGTTACCCTGGCAAACGTTACTACGGTGGTTGTGAGTACGTAGATAAAGTTGAAACACTTGCTATTGAACGTGCATGTGAGTTGTTTGGTGCAGAGTACGCAAACGTACAGCCTCACTCTGGTTCACAAGCAAATAACGCAGTTTACATGGCACTGCTAAATGCGGGTGATACTGTATTAGGTATGAGCCTTGCTCACGGTGGTCACTTAACTCACGGTTCTCCAGTAAACTTCTCTGGTAAACTTTACAACATCATTCCTTACGGTATTGATGAAAATGGTCAAATTGACTATGAAGAAATGGAAGCATTAGCAGTAGAACATAAGCCTAAGATGATCATCGGCGGTTTCTCTGCTTACTCTCAAGTATGTGATTGGGCACGTATGCGTGAAATCGCAGACAAAGTTGGCGCTTACTTCTTTGTAGATATGGCTCACGTAGCAGGTCTTATTGCAGCAGGTGTTTACCCTAACCCTGTGCCTCATGCTCACGTTGTAACAACAACGACACACAAAACACTTGCTGGTCCTCGTGGTGGTCTTATCCTTTCTAATGAAGGTGAAGATCTTTACAAGAAGTTAAACTCAGCAGTATTCCCAGGTGGTCAAGGTGGTCCTTTAATGCACGTTATTGCTGGTAAAGCAGTTGCATTTAAAGAAGCGCTTGAGCCTGAGTTCAAAGAATATCAAGCACGTGTTGTTGCTAATGCAAAAGCAATGGTTGCTGAATTCTTAGC encodes:
- a CDS encoding MliC family protein, producing MKRLLVLAIFGILGGCSSTATPDMGSAKPVHYECEAGRNFDITFNNDDALLTLPKEEYVLKRAVSASGMKYVLNDGMPDVSSAIVFHGKGDEAMLELGRVVLKNCAVSE
- the glyA gene encoding serine hydroxymethyltransferase, producing the protein MLKRDMNIADYDADLFAAIQEETVRQEEHIELIASENYTSPRVMEAQGSQLTNKYAEGYPGKRYYGGCEYVDKVETLAIERACELFGAEYANVQPHSGSQANNAVYMALLNAGDTVLGMSLAHGGHLTHGSPVNFSGKLYNIIPYGIDENGQIDYEEMEALAVEHKPKMIIGGFSAYSQVCDWARMREIADKVGAYFFVDMAHVAGLIAAGVYPNPVPHAHVVTTTTHKTLAGPRGGLILSNEGEDLYKKLNSAVFPGGQGGPLMHVIAGKAVAFKEALEPEFKEYQARVVANAKAMVAEFLARGYNIVSGSTENHLFLVDLIDKDITGKEADAALGSANITVNKNSVPNDPRSPFVTSGIRIGSPSITRRGFTEEDAKNLAGWMCDILDNMGDESVIEATKVKVLEICKRLPVYA